In Nostoc sp. UHCC 0926, a single genomic region encodes these proteins:
- a CDS encoding NfeD family protein, translating into MPSFTLIWLLAGAVLCLMELFLPSAFVAFMMGISAFVVALLSGVGLGSVWLQVVVWLLLSTTLVLLSRRFLQPRQRKSKIRDAVIAETLTEIPPGKTGRVLYEGNSWQARCDDDKFTVPPNQRVYVVRREGTTLIVIPENLLNS; encoded by the coding sequence ATGCCAAGTTTTACCTTAATCTGGCTTCTGGCAGGAGCAGTTCTGTGTTTAATGGAATTGTTCTTACCATCGGCGTTTGTCGCCTTCATGATGGGAATTAGCGCTTTTGTGGTGGCGCTACTGTCTGGAGTGGGTTTGGGAAGTGTATGGTTGCAAGTTGTAGTTTGGCTGTTGCTTTCCACCACACTGGTTTTGCTTTCGCGTCGGTTTTTGCAACCGCGACAACGCAAATCTAAAATTCGGGATGCAGTTATAGCTGAAACCTTAACAGAAATTCCGCCTGGGAAAACAGGGCGGGTACTGTATGAGGGAAATTCTTGGCAAGCACGATGTGACGATGACAAATTCACCGTACCACCCAATCAAAGAGTTTATGTGGTCAGGAGAGAAGGTACTACTTTGATTGTGATACCAGAAAATTTGTTGAATTCTTAG
- a CDS encoding protein phosphatase 2C domain-containing protein, with product MISTQLIIYCINPACNSPINPMGDSVCASCQTPLVHRYLWATGSLSAQIPPGTKVADRYEVISPQIWLDTQPGLSPDAPEELPKEVIPYLRLYQERLHLPQAYGFASYLEGDTSDILLLENVPINESGNIYPTIVEAWEQATAVRQVYWLWQILQLWTPLSELGLSGSLLVVDNLRVQGWCVRLLELYQTPADEKLSLQNLGQCWQFWVASAKASVAKGLQNIVQQMCETEVELEAINIQLNNLLLASAAELPLVLKVAGSTDIGPLMAQNEDACYPNTLSDLDEPLLPQLSIVCDGIGGHEGGEVASKLAVQSVKLQIRALLTEVTEQTVLVPPELLQEQLEASLRVINNVICARNNEQKRQGRERMATTIVMALQVPQRVQTSTGWQSNNTHELYLANVGDSRAYWITRNYCQLLTVDDDVTTREVRFAKSLYRKALLRPDASALTQALGARDAESLRLKVQRFIVEEDGILLLCSDGLSDNNCVEQSWQDYAKPVLTGQLTVEDAVRNWINLANEKNGRDNTSVVLTYCRVSPEYLVPVTPALPEEIIEAEIQEELQEPISFTESSRSLLDLDLDLDLPEEPLITPESSRSLLDLDLDLDLDLDLSEEPLITPEIPPTLITKPNRGKRLVMLGGVLALLVGGTSLGLFAWWQFNPQGFQQMCRQLPQRGQQLCPPGK from the coding sequence ATGATTTCTACTCAACTGATAATTTATTGTATAAATCCAGCCTGTAATAGCCCGATTAATCCTATGGGAGATAGTGTTTGTGCCAGCTGCCAAACTCCCTTAGTTCACCGCTATCTTTGGGCTACTGGCTCATTGTCTGCTCAAATTCCACCAGGCACAAAGGTAGCAGATAGATACGAAGTAATTAGTCCTCAGATTTGGCTGGATACTCAACCGGGACTTTCGCCAGATGCACCTGAAGAATTGCCAAAGGAAGTAATTCCTTATCTACGATTATATCAAGAACGGTTACACCTGCCTCAGGCTTATGGGTTTGCTAGTTACCTTGAGGGAGATACAAGTGATATCCTGTTATTGGAAAATGTGCCAATAAATGAGAGCGGAAATATCTATCCAACTATTGTTGAGGCATGGGAGCAAGCAACGGCAGTACGACAAGTTTATTGGCTGTGGCAAATTCTCCAACTTTGGACACCTTTATCAGAATTGGGACTTAGCGGCAGTTTACTGGTAGTAGACAACTTGAGAGTCCAAGGTTGGTGTGTGCGGCTATTGGAACTCTACCAAACACCAGCAGATGAGAAGCTGAGTTTACAGAATCTGGGGCAGTGTTGGCAGTTTTGGGTAGCGTCTGCAAAGGCATCAGTAGCCAAAGGGTTACAGAACATAGTCCAGCAGATGTGTGAAACTGAGGTTGAGTTAGAGGCTATTAATATTCAACTCAATAATTTACTACTAGCATCGGCGGCAGAATTGCCATTAGTCTTGAAGGTGGCAGGCTCTACAGATATTGGCCCATTGATGGCGCAAAATGAAGACGCTTGCTACCCCAATACTTTGAGTGACTTAGATGAACCTTTATTGCCCCAGTTGTCGATTGTTTGCGATGGCATTGGCGGACACGAAGGCGGCGAGGTTGCCAGTAAGTTGGCAGTGCAGTCTGTAAAGTTGCAAATTCGCGCCTTACTAACGGAGGTAACAGAACAAACTGTACTTGTACCACCAGAGTTGTTGCAGGAACAATTAGAAGCAAGCTTACGGGTAATAAATAATGTGATTTGTGCCCGCAATAACGAACAAAAACGCCAAGGCAGAGAACGCATGGCTACAACCATAGTAATGGCGTTGCAAGTTCCGCAACGAGTGCAGACGAGTACTGGGTGGCAATCAAATAATACCCATGAACTTTACTTAGCTAATGTTGGCGATAGCCGTGCCTATTGGATTACTCGCAATTATTGTCAGCTACTGACAGTAGATGATGATGTCACAACGCGGGAAGTCCGCTTTGCTAAAAGCTTGTATCGAAAGGCACTTCTTAGACCAGATGCTAGTGCCCTAACTCAAGCATTGGGGGCAAGAGATGCAGAATCTTTACGTCTCAAGGTTCAGCGATTCATTGTGGAAGAAGATGGCATCTTGCTACTGTGTTCTGATGGTTTAAGTGATAATAACTGCGTAGAACAATCTTGGCAGGATTATGCTAAACCCGTGTTAACTGGTCAACTGACAGTTGAAGATGCTGTTCGCAACTGGATTAACCTAGCAAACGAAAAAAATGGGCGTGATAATACGTCGGTTGTTCTTACTTATTGCCGTGTTTCCCCAGAATACTTAGTACCTGTGACTCCGGCGTTGCCAGAAGAGATTATAGAAGCAGAAATACAAGAAGAACTACAAGAACCAATTTCCTTCACAGAAAGTTCGCGATCGCTGCTAGATTTGGATCTAGATTTGGATCTTCCAGAAGAACCACTTATAACCCCAGAAAGTTCGCGATCGCTGCTAGATTTGGATCTAGATTTGGATCTAGATTTGGATCTTTCAGAAGAACCACTTATAACTCCAGAAATTCCCCCAACGTTAATTACAAAACCTAATCGGGGTAAACGCTTGGTAATGCTAGGGGGGGTGTTGGCGTTGCTTGTGGGGGGTACAAGTCTGGGATTATTTGCCTGGTGGCAATTTAATCCTCAAGGATTCCAGCAAATGTGTCGGCAACTTCCCCAAAGAGGGCAGCAACTTTGTCCGCCTGGGAAGTAG